The stretch of DNA GTGTCCGCGCCCTGAGGACTACGCCATCACCTCCCTGCACCCGCGCCTGGCGTTTCCTCCGCTCATCCCAACCCCTAACTGCCTTGCTCGCGCGCTTCGCGCGCttgcccaccttcctcccatgCTTTGCGCTTTTCTACGATTCactcttctctgcctctccctgcccctcccccaccagcaggTCGGGACCCTCGGAGTGTGGTGCCCACAGAGCAGCTGCAGGGTGAGCGGGAGCGCGAGCGAGATGGGGAGGGCGACGCGGGCGGTGACAGGCTGGGCAGCAGCCTGTCGCTGGCCGTGCCCCCCGGCCCTCTCAGCTTCGAGGCACTGCTCGCCAGGTAGGGGGCGCTGGGCGGGGGCAGCAGCTACAGCTCGGCCTCCTGCTGCCTGCCCGTGCTCTTCGTGGCTCTGGGCCTGGCTTCGGACCCCATCTTCACGCTGGCGCCCCCACTGCATTGCCACTACGGAGACTTTGCCCCCAACACCTCTGGCTGGGAGCAGCCCCCAATGCCAGTGGTGTTGGAGTCGCCGGTGCAGCGCTTGCCGCCAGCGCCGCCAGCCGCGTCGCCACCAAGTACTGACCCTTGTGCAGCGGCTTTGCCCCTCCGGACTTCAACCACTGTCTCAAGGAATGGGACTATAACGGCTTGCGGTGCTCACCACCAACGCCATTGGCCAGGTGAGACTCCTCGATAGGCCGTGGGTCTGGGGGCAGGCGGGCTGAGGGCCACCAGTGCAGAGCCTCACACCCACTCCATCCCTCTCACATTCCCAGTGGGATCTGGTGTGTGACCTGGGCTGGCAGGTGATCCTGGAGCAGATCCTCTTCATCTTGGGCTTTGCCTCTGGCTACTTGTTCCTGGGCTACCCTGCGGACAGGTGAGGGCTAACAGGGACAGGGCAAGCAGAGATAAGGCGGTGCTAGGGAGGCTAGGCCAGGCAGCTGGTGTTGGCAAGAGGCTGCAGAGGAGGCACTGGACTCAGCAGCCTTCTCTGGATTTCTTGTGTTCAATGATATGCAGCCCCACCCCTGTCTCAACTGCACTCCCATCAAGAAATACTCCTTCCACACCTCTGTTGCACAAGGGAAtgcttcacccccaccccccaccccatatcTCGTGATTAACCACGTCATCTCAAAGACAATAGCCCCATCCCCAATGACCAAAAACCCTATATCTACACATCAGAAGTCCTAGTTCCTCCTCTGTTACTCCTACCACCACTAACCACCTCCCTCCCTATCTTCACAGATTAATAGGCTCATCCCCATTAACAGCCCCATCCATGTGGACTGTCAGCTCCATCTCAATGGCCTCCCTTCTAGAGATCATTATGTTAGTTCCTAACTATCAACAGCCCTATTCCCATTTAACCAATAGTTCATCTCTATAAACAAATGATTCCACCCTCATGGGCCAATAGTCCAACCCCCATGGGTCAATGACCACAATAGCACCACTGCCCCAGAAATTGAAGGTCCCATCCTCATGAGTCTTCAGTGCTCCTCAGATCCTGTCAGACTAAAAGCCTCATTTCCAGGAATCAGTGGCCTCATCTCAAGATCAGCTCATCCCCACCAACCAATAAATAGCTCTCCCCAGGGATCAAACTTCCACCTCCTCTGATTCTGGACACATCACCACTGACCAGGTGCTCCACCTCCATTGACCGTCCCTATGGATTCTTAGACTCATCTCACTGATGTACAGCCCTATTCAAATGGAGTAATAGCCCAACTCCCATGGATCAAAGGCAACCCAACACTCAATAGTCTGGTTCCTTAAAAGGAGTACCTAATCTCACTGCCCAGTAGTCACACATCCTTGTAGGCAAATTATCCTAAACCCATAGGTCAATAGCCCATCCTCATGCATTAGTGGTCTCATTCTCATAGACCAGTAGCATCATTCCAATGGAACCACAGCCTCATCCCCTAAGACCAATAATTCAGTCTCCTAAATTCAGTAGCCTTAGCTCCATTAACCAATAAGCTTATCCCCATGGAAATAAGACCCAATCTACTGTGTCAGTAGCTTTTCTCCCAGGGATCAGGCCCCTTTCCTAATGACAGTGACCCCAAGCTTCATCCCCAAAGATCACAGTCTGGCGGCCAAGGATCAGGAGCCCTGTTCATCATCACTGACCAATAGTCTAATTTCCCTGGCCTGTGACCACCCCCCACTTACTTATTATCCCCATGGATTAATAGATTCATCCCTACTGACCAATTGGCCCACCCACATGAACTAAGATCCTCAACCTATGAGTCAATGGCTCTATCCCTGAAGATAAAATGTCCAATCTTCAAGATTAGGGATTATCCTCACTGATCCATAGTCCTCCTACCCCATGGATTAATTCCCATGGATCATGGCTCCATCTTCTAGCCAGTGGCCCCATCCCCACTGACCATCCTTGTGGACTAGTAGACCCATGCCCCAACCCCATGGGACAATGGCCTCATCCCCCAAATCAATTACTCAGTCCCATAAGACCAAGAGCTCCATCTCTGATGACCAATACTATTTCTGTGCACAAGTGGCCAATAATCAGTCGCTATAACCCCATATGTCAATGACCCCATCTTCTCTGACCAGTCTGAGTGAGATAAGCTCCATCCCAACTGACCTGTGTCACCAAGGATCAATGGTTCCAAGTGCCCTAAGTAATATCCCATCCCCTCTGATAGTTGGTCTCATTTCCATGGGGAAATGCCATCAGCGCTGTCCAATAACCCCATCCACAAGAGTCTGGCCCCATCCTCAAAGAACCATAGCCATACCCTAAGTGCCTAGTTGCCAGACATCACTTAACCCATAGTCCCAATCCCTTCCATCTTCTCTAGCCTCAGACCAACTCTTGTCCCCAAGGCCTCATCCTCATACCTCCTCGCTGTGAATTGGGGAGCTAGGCCCCACCCAGCAATGCCTCTCCCAGAGAGTCTGGGTGACCAGAGGCCCTCCATACTTTCCAGGTTTGGCCGTCGTGGGATTGTGTTGCTGACCTTGGGGCTGGTGGGCCCCTGTGGAGTGGGAGGGGCTGCTGCAGGCTCCTCCACAGGTGTCATGGCTCTTCGATTCCTCCTGGGCTTTCTGCTTGCTGGTGTTGACCTTGGTGTCTACCTGATGCGTAAGTGGCACTCTCCAAGAAATCCTTCCCTTGGGGCTCACCCCTGTCTGTCTGCATCCTAGGCCATTCCCATTGTCCCCTAGGCTCCTCTCAGTCTCTTCTTCAGCTCCAAATTTCAGCTGTCTTTCTGCCCGGGCCTTTGAAGGATTCAGGGGCCTTGCTTCTTTCCACAGTCCCTCCGTCCACTATCTCTAAGGACTTCCTTGCCCTAGACTTACTGCTGTCAAggaaaaatgctttcatttttcatttaaaaaatgaaaactgactagctgtgtgaccttgaacaagggttGATATAAAGGTCAAATAAGGTCTGATGTGAAAGGGCCTGTAAGTGGAAATGTTGAACACCCACCAGGGACTCTGACCCTTGAGCCCTCCTCCCAGGTTtgagcaggagaggagagaggactgAACAATCTCTCCACTCTCTGCCATTCAGAGGTTAGTCTGTGGGAGGTGACAGCTGCAGCCTCCACTCAGGGTCTGACCTcgttctctctcctcctccctccctctctcctcttccctcccataCCTCCTTCTtccctgacctctcctccccATTCCTGCTGCATCTCTAGGCCTGGAGCTGTGCGACCCAACCCAGAGGCTTCGGGTGGCCCTGGCAGGGGAGttggtgggggtcggggggcacTTCTTGTTCCTGGGCCTGGCCCTTGTCTCTAAAGACTGGCGATTTCTGCAGCGAATGATCACCGCTCCCTGCATCCTCTTCCTGTTTTATGGGTCAGTATCACCCTTCACCTGTTATCTGGCCGTACTCATCTCTCCCTCTAGTCCTTAGCTGTAGCCCAGAGAGCTCCCTCTTCCACTGCCCCTCGCCCAGTCCTGCCCCAGCCCTAGCCACTCAGAGGGGGCAGTTTCCCATCCCTGTGTCAGGAGATGGGAGGCTTCACCATGTACCCTGCAACCCTGCTCCTAGCTGGCCTGGTCTGTTTCTGGAGTCTGCACGGTGGCTGATAGTGAAGCGACAGATTGAGGAGGCCCAGTCAGTGCTGAGAATCCTGGCTGAGAGGAACCGTCCCCATGGGCAGATGCTGGGagaggaggcccaggaggccctgcagggTAAGAGATAGGGGTCTTTACAGATGATCTCTCACGTGCACATGTAATGTGCCCTCTTCATGGCTGTAGCTGAGCCACCTTCTCCAGGGTCCCCACCACTCCTGTGGAAGGACCCTGGGTTCTCTGCTGCTCCTTCTAACGGAtagttcctccctctctctctttctcccaaagACCTGGAGAacacctgccctctccctgcaacATCCTCCTTTTCCCTCGCATCCCTCCTCAACTACCGCCAACATCTGGAAAAATCTGCTTATCTTGGGCTTCACCAAGTGAGCCTGGGTGTCTGAGCCCATGGCCAGGCCAGTAGCTGGGATGGGGACTGGCTGGGTGGGGAAGGCCTGAGGACCCACACAGAGGGCGGCTAGAGCTGTGGAAGGCTGCGGGTGAGGATGCAGGCACCCTTCTTTGCTTTTCCACCCCTTCTCACAGCTTTATTGCCCACGCCATTCGCCACTGTTACCagcctgtgggaggaggagggagcccaTCGGAATTCTACCTGTGTTCCCTGCTGGCCAGCGGCACAGCGGCCCTGGCCTGTGTCTTCCTGGGGGTCACCGTGGACCGGTTTGGCCGCCGGGGCATCCTGCTTCTCTCGATGACCCTCACTGGCATCGCGTCCCTGGTCCTGCTGGGCCTGTGGGATTGTGAgcatcctcccttccccacagtgtgggctcagcaaaggaacccTGGCAGAGGTGCCTCAGACAGGTTCAGGCACTGCTTCTGGCACAAGCCATCTAAGACAAGACCAAACCCTGCCCGGATCTCCACAGTCCTTCCCCTGGCCACACACCCTGCCTGTTCTACCAATCAACTAGTGAATGCCCAGAGCCCACCTAGCTAGAGCCCTGGGATCAGAGAGCAAGGGGGCTCTGAAGCCAGGGGCTAAGCCAAACACGATCTCCAGCCTCTATTCACACCTCCCTCTTGGTCCTCCAGATCTGAATGAGGCTGCCATCACCACCTTCTCTGTCCTTGGTCTCTTCTCTTCCCAAGCTGCTGGCCTCCTCAGTACCCTCCTTGCTGCTGAAGTCATCCCTACCACTGTCCGGTGAGAGCAGGGGCgttgccaggggcagggccaggcctcccAGTCTCCCACCAAGGACAGGGCCTGAGGGGTGAAGGTGGGAATGCTGCTGGAGAAGGGTTGGGGTGAGGCCCACAGCTGGAGGCTGAGTGCCAACTCCATCTCTCCCAGGGGCCGAGGACTGGGCCTGATCATGGCACTGGGGGCACTTGGAGGACTGAGTGGCCCAGCCCAGCGCCTCCACATGGGCCATGGAGCCTTCCTGCAGCATGTAGTGCTGGCGGCCTGTGCTCTCCTCTGCATCCTCAGTATCATGCTTCTGCCAGAAAACCAAGCGCAAGCTCCTGCCTGAGGTTCTCCGGGATGGGGAGCTGTGCCGCCGACCTTCTCTGCTGAGGCAGCCACCCCCTAACCGCTGTGACCATGTCCCTCTGCTTgccacccccaaccctgccctcTGAGTGGCCTCTGAGCACCCTGGCAGGAGGCTGGCCCATACAGAAAGGTGACATAAGGCCCTGGCAAGGAGACTGGGAGGACTGAGTGAGGAAGGCAGGCTGCCCAGAAGGCTCAGAGGCGCCTCACGCCAGCCAACAAGGAGAACCCAGAGGGCTGTCCTTACCCTGTCTCTTCCCCTGCTGCTTTGTGTTCACTTCGTTAGCAAGAGtcaggggacagggagagacCTCCACGCTGTAAGCACTAGGTCAGGGCTTCATCCTGTGCCCAAAGACATCCTCCAGACCGCATTCTTTCTTGCTCTATCATTCTGTTTCAATAAAGACATTTTGAATAAATGAGCATACCTTAGCCTGGACTTCCCTCCCTTCTGTTGTCCTTCTAACTACCTCTTGAGGGGAAGGTTTCTCAGTGGAACTGAAACTAATAAAggatctccctcccctccctgagccctgccccttgccccacccctcacccccccccaccccgaattAACTTCCAGAGGACTACCCACCTCACTGATTGCTTGCTCTGCTTCTAGGACTGGGCTAAGCATTTTACAAACTTCATTTAAtcacttaatccttacaacaCTGCAAGGTAAGTGTTTGGATCAATTAaagtttttttgtattgttgttgcAAGCAGTAAAAACTGACTGACTCTAATAAacttaagcaaaaaagaaaacagggatgTGGTGGGGAGCTGAGAGGAGGTTAGGAGAAGCAGAACTAGTCAAAAAGAGTTCACAAACCAGAGGGAATAGGAACCAGTAATATTTTTTAGGGCTTCACTTGGTGAATGAACCCCGTGAGATTCAGTTCTGGGATCACCCCACTGAAGATTCATTTCCAGAGAGCAAGTGACTAGCTAGCTTGAGTAATACACCACGCCCCTCTGCCATATTACTGACAGCTGGGGAGTGGGAAAGCAACACCTGAGTGCTATGAGCAGAAATAGGACTGGATGTTGTACGGGTAAAAACAATGGATGCCCACTGCAGTATTCTtccttcacagatgagaaaaccgatgCTCTGAGAGactcagtaacttgcccaaggccacaaagCTAACGAGCTGGGATACGATTAGATCTAGGACTGGAGCTCTTCACTGATGCACCCTGTGGCCACCTTCCCAGCTCCTTCCCAGCTTTGGGCATTACCCTTGGAAGTGAGGGGTGAGTCTCTAGGCACTCGGTGGTGGAAGTAGAAGACTAGGATTTCTGCCTCTAGGTCAGACCAGTCCTGGCCTGACTTTACCACTTTGGGCAAAAATCTCTTAACCTCCAGTTTCCTTCAAGggttgctatgaggattaaatgagacaattcaAGTGCCTCTAGTGGAGGCTACTCCACTAGATGGCAacctccttgagggcaggaactTTGTCttactcaacatttttttttttaagagagagatgggaaaggagagaggagagggagagaaacatccatgtgcaagagaaacatccattggctgctTTCCATATGTGGCCCCCAACTGgaggaccgaacctgcaactcagccatgtgccctggccaggaatcaaaccaacaactttTAGGTTTGtgagacgatgcccaaccaactgagccacactggccagggctgtcttaCTCAGCTTTGAAACTCCAAAGTCTGACTCATGAAAGATGTTCAAAAAGttaatatttgttcattcttttagCAAACAGTGCCTGTTTTATAGATCAGTACCATTCTGGGTATTTAGGGCATACGCCATCCTCCAAAGAGCCTCAAGTCCATCTAGTACTAAGAATATTAAAGAGGGGAAAGAGGCCAGTGGTTTGGAGCACCAAGAGGCTGCATCCCAAAGGAGGTGAGACTTCACTTAGACACAGGAAGCCCTCAACCAAGAGCCAAGGAGATGGGTACAGGACTCTCAGCTCAAAGGATGAAGGGATTTctgcctgatgtggctcagtggattgagcactggcctgtgatcccaagggttgccggttcaactccctgtcagggcacatggctgggttgttggccaggtccctggttgcaagtgtgcaagaggcaactaactgatgtttctctcacacatcaatgtctccctttctttctctttccctccccctaagtaaataaaaaaggataaaggGAGAACATAGGGTGATCCCTGAAGAGAGAGGTTCTTAGAAAAGTCAAAAATGTGAGGCCAGCCTCTCCCAGAGAAGGGGAGGACCGTTACCCCCAGATTCCTACAGCACCAGTGTTCCTGTCTCCTTCCACTTCTGCTGATCCATGTCTGAGCCCTTGCTACTGGGCTCAGTAATAATCATGTTACCGGAGAACTCTAATACTTTCTTATTTAGTCTCCAGTCCCTTGTTTAACTACGGAGAAAATGGAAACGAGTGAAattcagtggcagagccaggactcaaaccccTTTTGGATGCTCTTTCAATGCTGCAGCTCCTTTGCTGTTACGGACTATGCACAACACGTTCTGTAGAACAATGTCTGTGGGGTTTTAACTGATTCCGATACTGACTTTTTAACTTTGGGTGGCTGATGATAAAACAGGAGATCATACTCTCTGCTGTCTCCAGTGTTCTGTGAGAACCAACAGGATGGGACATAAGAAAACACTTGTACTTTTTGGAAGAGCCCATTTAAGGCCAAGGAGTTATATGCTAATGATACTGTCCAATACACACTGTGAGTAATGCTATCAAAGGGGCATTTCAATGAACCCACTCTTTCCATACCATCTGGGAAGAAGAACAGGGAAGGAAAATAACACTCAGAATACTAGAGGAGCTCCTGTAGGAGGGTAGGAGAAGAGAACAAGATTCTCGCGTTGACAGAAGAggtgaagacaaagaaaatgggaaCATTTGTGGAGAATTAATGAAGAACAAGAAGGACACAGACCCTTGTCCCCAGGCAATTCACAGTCTAGGTGGAAAGGGTAAGATGTGTATAACTTATACAACTAAGATCTTGTCAGTTGCTCTAAAATTCACCAACTACACAGTCTCTTTGGATCTTCATCATtaacccaaagaaaaaaaaaacaattattattttgGAGACTTTTACTGAGGTTTGGAGAAGTAACTTATTCAAGTTTACATGACTGGTAAGCAATTAGAGTACCCAAATCTCGAGAACTGAGAGCCTGCAATCTTCTTACTGCAAACCAGACAGAAACTATGTCTAAATACTGTGAAAGAATGTATTACTTACCCTGTAATATTAAGTTTAGAAGGTAGCCCAGGAACTTGGAGTTTTCAGGCCAACAAGGAAATGACTACTCTCCTTGAAGAGGTTGAACTGATTGAAACATGAACagattttacaaatgttttcagtTGGATTCACAGCTAAAAGCCATAATGGATTGAGGGGAACATTAAAAGGATATAtaggatacatttattttttaattgactgattataaagagagaggggggagagagagtagcatcaatttgttgttccacttatttatgcattcattgttgattcttatatatgccctgaccagggattgaacccgtaaCTTTGTCATATCaggataacactctaaccaactgagctgcctggccagggcctataGGATACATTTCTAACCTTAGAAGATTACATGAAGACATTGAAGGCCACTCCCATTCCTCTCATTCAGTCAACCTGGCCTGGCCAACAGACAACCAATTCTTTCTGATTATCCACTAGTGTCTGACGCTGCCTCAGATTTGAGGGAGGGCTTCTATGGTCTTTGCCCGTGAGAGCTCGGAAAACTGAGTCAAATCATTACAGTCCTATATAAAAAACAAGGGGAAATGTAAAAAGTGCTGTAGCATCTCTGAGAATAGAAGGATATACTCTATTGGATACAGTCAAGGAAAGTGTCTCAGATATTTGGGTTGAACTTTGACTTTGCCAGAGATAGAAgccaaggaaggaagaaatagtgTAAAGCCTAGAGGCATAACAGAACATGGTGTGCATGGAAAAcaacaagtgtttatttttaacgTCCATGGAATAAAGGACATCTATGAAACACCCACAGCTAACCTCGTCTTTATCAGTGGAAGGCTTAAAGCCTTCCccctaacatcaggaacaaggtAAGCATGTCTGCcatcaccatttctattcaaccttgtactggaggttctagccaggaaatgaggcaagaaaatgaaataaaatgtacctaGACTGGAAAGGACAATATAAAGCtctacatttgccaatgatatgaCCTTGTAaacagaaaatcctaaagaatcaCACACACgtaaaactattagaactaaagtttgccctgactggtgtggctcaggtggtcatgggcatcctcccacaaagcaaaaggtcgcaggttctattcctggtcagtgcacacgCCTgcattgcaggtttggtcccaggtcggggcttggatgagaggcaaccaattgatgtttctctccctctcttctcctatctctaaaaataataaataaaagttaaaaaaaaaagaactaaattaagTTCAGCAAGGTTACTAAACTT from Phyllostomus discolor isolate MPI-MPIP mPhyDis1 chromosome 1, mPhyDis1.pri.v3, whole genome shotgun sequence encodes:
- the SLC22A17 gene encoding LOW QUALITY PROTEIN: solute carrier family 22 member 17 (The sequence of the model RefSeq protein was modified relative to this genomic sequence to represent the inferred CDS: inserted 2 bases in 2 codons; deleted 2 bases in 2 codons; substituted 2 bases at 2 genomic stop codons), which gives rise to MQNGVSPASVSSAPPGQRKTAHPFREARQGPCGRQAGSPGGHRDTRAQWRGRQQNRQHCGDHPQPQRTGRDPRSVVPTEQLQGERERERDGEGDAGGDRLGSSLSLAVPPGPLSFEALLARXGALGGGSSYSSASCCLPVLFVALGLASDPIFTLAPPLHCHYGDFAPNTSGWEQPPXASGVGVAGAALAASAASRVATKYXPLCSGFAPPDFNHCLKEWDYNGLXVLTTNAIGQWDLVCDLGWQVILEQILFILGFASGYLFLGYPADRFGRRGIVLLTLGLVGPCGVGGAAAGSSTGVMALRFLLGFLLAGVDLGVYLMRLELCDPTQRLRVALAGELVGVGGHFLFLGLALVSKDWRFLQRMITAPCILFLFYGWPGLFLESARWLIVKRQIEEAQSVLRILAERNRPHGQMLGEEAQEALQDLENTCPLPATSSFSLASLLNYRNIWKNLLILGFTNFIAHAIRHCYQPVGGGGSPSEFYLCSLLASGTAALACVFLGVTVDRFGRRGILLLSMTLTGIASLVLLGLWDYLNEAAITTFSVLGLFSSQAAGLLSTLLAAEVIPTTVRGRGLGLIMALGALGGLSGPAQRLHMGHGAFLQHVVLAACALLCILSIMLLPETKRKLLPEVLRDGELCRRPSLLRQPPPNRCDHVPLLATPNPAL